One Desulfobulbus oligotrophicus DNA segment encodes these proteins:
- a CDS encoding ATP-binding response regulator gives MDEIHALVVDNSPVIRKILSYILEAEGCRVETAGNGLEALDCIGRQRPDIIFIDLIMPKIDGEKLGYIVRNTPELEDIFLVILSGVALEDYEITLRIGADVCIAKGPMVTMKEHVVAALDRFRRNQRGQTGVIHGLEGLHAREVTSELLVSKKHREVILQRMAEGVIELDNKGRVVMVNEAAVGLFGLPEVKILSSPLVQLLPAQANERFITWLDRLERGDACGPLFFSYDDPLQLGTQQVTLNLVSVAEGSTFFVIGILQNVTRRKVLEQRQRRLEGELQRIRKLEAMSLMAGGISHDFNNLLTIIRGNVEMARYVCQQENIGQMLEEANKAISLATQLIHQFSTFSNNYVPQKSQVYLLALIAEVLDQELAHTDICFELHCKENDFIVNVDPHLVQQVFVNLASNAVDAMAGVGRIDVHVDRVNGNEESVRIGQLVPKGELIRLVFTDSGPGIPLKSLDQVFDPYFSTKQKGAQKGMGLGLTIVHAIAKKHGGSVHILPVREGGCRVVLYFPLHEIADAEHRLAHRQKQGRRVLIIDDEAIVRIPTKKMFEHFGCLVTEALNVEEAVTLYRSELEAGRPFDLVLLDLHMPRGVGKADVAGEILTVDPKAALVAVSGDRNSMVMRRYGDYGFVFAMEKPFTIETIEEVVNRFL, from the coding sequence ATGGATGAGATACATGCGCTTGTTGTTGACAACAGTCCGGTCATTCGTAAAATTCTCAGCTATATACTGGAGGCGGAAGGGTGTCGGGTTGAGACGGCTGGAAATGGCCTGGAAGCGCTGGACTGCATCGGCAGGCAACGACCGGATATTATCTTCATCGATCTCATTATGCCTAAAATCGATGGCGAGAAACTGGGGTATATTGTTCGTAATACACCGGAGCTGGAAGATATTTTTCTGGTTATTCTTTCCGGGGTGGCACTCGAAGATTACGAGATCACCCTGCGTATCGGTGCTGATGTGTGTATTGCCAAGGGACCGATGGTGACCATGAAAGAACATGTTGTTGCTGCTCTGGATCGGTTTCGTCGTAACCAGCGGGGGCAAACCGGTGTGATTCACGGACTGGAGGGGCTGCATGCCCGTGAGGTGACCAGCGAGCTGCTGGTCAGTAAGAAACATCGGGAAGTGATCCTGCAGCGGATGGCCGAAGGGGTGATTGAACTTGACAACAAAGGTCGTGTTGTCATGGTTAATGAGGCTGCTGTCGGTCTTTTCGGGCTTCCGGAGGTGAAGATCCTGAGCAGTCCGCTTGTGCAGTTGCTGCCGGCACAGGCAAACGAACGGTTCATAACCTGGCTGGATCGACTGGAAAGAGGAGATGCCTGCGGTCCTCTGTTTTTTTCCTATGATGATCCTCTCCAGTTGGGGACGCAGCAGGTCACGTTAAACCTTGTATCTGTTGCGGAAGGGTCTACATTTTTTGTTATCGGTATTCTGCAGAATGTTACCCGTCGTAAAGTTTTAGAACAGCGTCAGCGCCGGTTGGAAGGCGAGTTGCAACGGATACGGAAACTAGAGGCCATGTCACTAATGGCTGGTGGTATTTCCCATGATTTCAATAACCTCTTGACCATTATCCGTGGCAATGTTGAAATGGCACGCTATGTTTGTCAACAGGAAAATATCGGGCAGATGTTGGAAGAGGCAAACAAGGCGATCTCCTTGGCCACACAGCTGATTCATCAGTTTTCCACTTTTTCCAACAACTATGTTCCGCAAAAGTCGCAGGTGTATCTGCTCGCTCTGATTGCCGAGGTACTGGATCAGGAGCTGGCGCATACTGACATCTGTTTTGAGCTGCACTGCAAGGAAAATGACTTTATCGTGAACGTTGATCCGCATCTTGTGCAGCAGGTGTTTGTCAACCTTGCCAGCAATGCAGTGGATGCCATGGCCGGAGTCGGCCGGATCGATGTGCATGTGGACCGTGTCAACGGCAATGAGGAATCTGTTCGCATCGGTCAACTGGTCCCGAAAGGTGAGTTGATCCGGCTTGTTTTTACTGATTCAGGGCCGGGGATTCCGTTGAAGTCCCTGGACCAGGTGTTTGACCCCTATTTTTCCACCAAACAGAAAGGTGCACAAAAGGGAATGGGGTTGGGGCTTACCATAGTCCACGCCATTGCCAAAAAACACGGTGGTTCCGTCCACATTCTGCCAGTACGGGAAGGGGGGTGCAGGGTTGTCCTGTATTTTCCTCTCCATGAGATTGCCGATGCTGAACATCGTTTAGCTCATCGTCAAAAACAGGGGCGTCGGGTTCTTATTATAGATGATGAGGCAATAGTACGCATACCCACAAAAAAAATGTTTGAGCACTTTGGCTGTCTTGTAACCGAAGCCTTGAACGTGGAAGAGGCGGTCACCCTGTACCGCAGCGAACTGGAAGCCGGTCGCCCTTTTGATCTGGTCCTGCTTGATCTGCATATGCCCCGGGGTGTTGGAAAAGCAGATGTGGCCGGTGAGATCCTGACTGTAGATCCGAAGGCCGCCCTGGTCGCTGTCAGTGGAGATCGGAACAGTATGGTGATGCGGAGATACGGTGATTATGGTTTTGTTTTCGCCATGGAAAAACCCTTTACCATCGAGACGATTGAGGAGGTAGTTAATCGTTTCCTTTGA
- a CDS encoding response regulator produces the protein MRILVIDDDDQMRTLLRQVMEWAGYEVMEAENGREGMQKHLKQPADLVITDLIMPEQEGLETITSLKKAYPAIKIIAISGGGRIGPEAYLPAAQELGADKVFTKPFDVHELAEAVRELLHHG, from the coding sequence ATGAGAATCTTGGTGATTGACGACGATGATCAGATGCGTACATTGCTTCGCCAGGTGATGGAGTGGGCAGGATATGAGGTCATGGAGGCTGAAAATGGCCGGGAAGGTATGCAAAAACATCTCAAGCAGCCTGCAGATCTGGTGATCACAGATCTCATTATGCCTGAACAGGAGGGTCTGGAAACCATCACCTCTTTAAAAAAAGCGTACCCTGCTATAAAAATTATTGCGATTTCCGGGGGTGGTCGTATCGGGCCCGAAGCCTACCTGCCGGCAGCTCAGGAACTGGGTGCAGACAAGGTCTTTACTAAACCTTTTGATGTCCACGAGCTTGCCGAAGCAGTCCGGGAACTACTCCATCATGGATGA
- a CDS encoding hybrid sensor histidine kinase/response regulator: MTLWIVCSVLALYTIFSVAYYLFRLRPRLQVHSEGCETLQKALDEWQCIFDVIVDPVLVLDSESRVTRGNRAAVQLLSSDGSSLEGKACHSLFAGTDTPCPFCFISSTCAENKPHCQEITHDYLGRTLMVNCFPLQEEEKIVGFVVTAKDISHQRNLEKQLMHAHKMESIATLAGGIAHDFNNILGAILGNTDLLLYRIPVQNKDGSSPLFGPPLTTAELIEHLHAIKQAGNRAKDLVSQILAFSRQSSHKRQDLSIAPLVKETCRLLRSTLPTTIDIKVSISDRIDMIHADPGQIQQIVMQLCTNAAQSLENQCGTIEISLRQTETGKAEQHRYHGLKPGFYVVLTIKDTGKGISQETLERIFDPFFTTREVGEGSGMGLAVLHGIITTHEGVIDVSSTLGKGTVFTIFFPRIAETKEVEQQNDILPGGDETILFVDDEEEIVKMRTRMLAHLGYRVLAADTPERALQYFEKEDEQIDLMITDHTMPRMTGIQLADRVSRLLRPGLPIILCSGYSEAVTMEEAKRCGVHRFLAKPVDMQLLARAVREILPKKRGVEDENLGD; this comes from the coding sequence TTGACATTGTGGATCGTCTGTTCGGTACTGGCACTGTATACAATTTTTTCGGTTGCCTATTATCTGTTTCGATTGCGACCTCGGCTTCAGGTACATTCAGAAGGTTGTGAAACGCTGCAGAAAGCACTGGATGAATGGCAGTGTATCTTTGATGTCATTGTTGATCCTGTCCTTGTTTTAGACAGTGAGAGTCGAGTGACCAGGGGGAACAGGGCGGCTGTTCAACTCCTTTCCTCTGACGGTAGCTCCCTTGAAGGCAAAGCATGTCACAGTCTGTTTGCAGGAACAGATACACCCTGTCCATTCTGTTTTATCTCCAGTACCTGTGCAGAAAACAAACCACACTGCCAGGAGATTACGCACGATTATCTTGGCCGTACCTTGATGGTGAACTGTTTTCCCTTGCAGGAGGAGGAGAAAATTGTTGGTTTTGTGGTCACGGCCAAAGATATCAGTCATCAGCGTAATTTAGAAAAACAGTTGATGCACGCACATAAGATGGAGTCCATTGCTACACTTGCCGGTGGTATTGCTCATGATTTCAACAATATCCTTGGTGCCATCCTCGGTAACACCGATTTATTGCTCTATCGGATACCCGTGCAGAACAAAGATGGGAGCAGTCCTCTTTTCGGACCACCGTTGACAACAGCGGAACTTATTGAACACCTGCACGCAATCAAACAGGCTGGGAATCGTGCCAAGGATCTGGTCAGCCAAATCCTTGCCTTCAGTCGACAGTCCAGTCATAAACGACAAGATCTATCGATTGCACCACTGGTCAAAGAGACATGTCGCCTGTTGCGCTCTACTCTGCCGACTACCATTGACATCAAGGTTTCCATATCCGACAGAATCGACATGATCCATGCCGATCCCGGGCAGATTCAGCAGATAGTCATGCAACTGTGCACCAATGCAGCTCAGTCATTGGAAAACCAGTGTGGGACGATCGAGATCTCTTTGCGGCAGACTGAGACCGGTAAGGCGGAACAGCACCGTTATCATGGTCTGAAACCGGGTTTTTATGTGGTGTTGACGATCAAAGATACTGGTAAAGGTATATCCCAGGAGACACTTGAACGGATTTTCGATCCTTTTTTTACCACCCGTGAGGTTGGGGAAGGCTCCGGCATGGGGTTGGCTGTGTTACATGGAATCATCACAACCCATGAAGGGGTTATTGACGTTTCTTCCACACTGGGAAAGGGAACGGTCTTCACCATCTTTTTTCCCCGTATAGCCGAAACAAAGGAAGTTGAACAGCAAAATGACATCCTGCCCGGCGGTGATGAAACTATTTTGTTTGTCGATGATGAAGAAGAAATTGTCAAGATGCGTACCCGAATGCTTGCTCATCTGGGGTATCGGGTTCTTGCCGCCGATACCCCGGAGCGGGCGCTGCAGTATTTTGAAAAAGAAGATGAACAGATTGACTTGATGATCACGGATCATACCATGCCGAGAATGACAGGGATACAGTTGGCGGATCGGGTCAGCAGGCTACTACGGCCTGGATTGCCGATAATCCTGTGTTCAGGATATAGTGAGGCGGTTACCATGGAAGAGGCGAAGCGGTGCGGGGTTCACCGTTTCCTGGCAAAACCTGTAGATATGCAGCTGTTAGCACGGGCCGTTCGTGAGATCCTGCCAAAGAAGAGAGGAGTTGAAGATGAGAATCTTGGTGATTGA